The genomic DNA gtttcagcttttcagccggcttataagctgaagcgaacaggcccagtCAAGCGCGAGCCGTTGCGTGCGATCGGGCATTCAGGCCTGTGCTTGTCAGCGGCCCAAAGCTGATGATGACCTGGTTAATCAGCTGGCGTTTATATATCACATGGTCAGCCTGTTGCGCGGCCGGCTACACGCGAGCGAGGGCCAGTGCGCGCGTGGCCCATGCTGCCCCCGGGCTCACGCAGCCACGCCTTTCGTCCCGGCGGCCGTCATCTCATCGCTTTCCGCTGATGGAGAGCACACAGCCCCTTGACCTACCTGCCGGCCAAGTCGCCGTACGCCACCGACTACCTACGCTAGCCCAGCAGCGTGCATCCCTGCTTGCACACAACAGCGAGCGCCCGAGCGAGCGCAAAAGTCGCAGCTTGTGCAATCCATAGTTTACGAGTCCAATCGGGCGCGCCCGATTATTTAAGAGATGAGACAGGGGAGCAAGGGACTGATCGATGGCGCTGGCTAGCTACCTAGCCTTTGTGTTTGGCGCTGAAACTTTTAGGTTCCGGAGGCATCATCCACAGTGATCCCACACGGACATGGCGACAGcggcaaaagaagaaaaagaggagtGCAGTAGTGCAATAAGTACCACCAATGCGCACGGCAGATTACAGGCAGGGCGCGCTGCAACTGCAAAACGCATGCCGACCTTGGATGGACGGCATGGGCGCCATGGATTAGCGAGTCATTGTCGTGCTTGTACCGtccaaacctttttcttttggcTTGTGCTGTCCAAATTTTTTAAATTATTATCAGCCATATGCTAGCTCCCTGTTGCATAGGACGACGATATCACTACGTGTCACTGAAATGCTATTCCATCCATCCTAAGTTActattactattcgttttagtttttctaaatttattaatttttctagatttataagtTTTGTTATGCTCCTAAATATATGCTACGTCTAGATAAATGGCAATGCTCCTAAATATATGCTATATCTAAATACGTGGCAAAAGTCATGTACCAAAAAAAGTCagaataaataataatttaggatgggGTGTACCATTCTACCAAGTTATCTAAAGTACACGGATCACTTCGAATAATCATCACTTTAAAGATACTTTTGTGCAGGCCTGATTTCTGCAGCGGTGTTGGCATCATTTCACAACTTCACCATTCAGAAACCAGAACCCCTCTCGCTTGCACAAAATATGTACATCGACGCCATCATCTCCTCGCGAGTCGCGGGACACCCGCCGTGCATCGTTGTCGGATTAGAGTTTTACCAAATCGCTTGAGAGGTGTAACGCGCACCATTCTTCAGAGATCTGAAAGCACCTCAAGGattggttcagacttcagacgaATCGATAATTTGTTGACAATCTACACTGAAAGAAAGCTTTTCCAGCAAAGAACTGTTCGTTGGTTCAGCCATTGGTGACTTTGTCAAGAGAACACGTGTGCTCGTCAGACATTGTCTCCATTTCTGCAGCTAACTCCTGCAAGCTGAACTACCTTCGCACGATTCAGTCTGGACGTCAACCTTCGGGTACCTCCAATTCATGTGCGACTGAACAGAATTGTTTTGCGCCGTTGCCCATTCTCCACATAATCTCCTTCCCAGGATGCTACGCTATTCCGCCCATCGGCATGATGCGAGGACGGCGTGGCACTGAAGTGGATAGCGTGCTCTCGCTCTGACTCGGCCTTGTGGGAGGAGCCAGGCCGTTGTCATCCGCGCGTCCACGGACGAGCACGGCACGCCTCAGGAGAACAGGACGTGGAGCGAGCCGTTCTTGGCGGCCGCGCAGACGGGGCACGCGTCTACGGCGGCCTCGCACGCGCGGCACAGGCACAGGTGCcggcacggcagcagcagcacgcacgcctcgccgccgccgcacgaccTGCACGACggtgccgccgccacggccttgGACGACCCCGCGGCACCGTCCACGTctcccgcggccggcggcgcctcgAAGCAGCACGACTGCGCGTCCTCGGCATCGCCCTCGGCCGCACGGGGCGACTGGAGGAGCTGGTCGAGGGTGGCGCggaggccgacggcgacggcctcgTGGCTCCTGGCGACGCCCATCCACGCCTGGCACTCCGCGCCCATCTGCCGGGCTTTCTCCTCCAGCTCCGCGTTGCGCCGGAGCGCGCGCGacgcctcggcctccgccgcgcgcaGCCGCCCCGACGCGGCGCGGCCCGCGGCGGCCAGAAGCGCACGGGCATgcctccgccgcgcctcctccagaCCCGCGCGCATCCTCTCTGCCTGCACATAGCCAAATCACAAGCACTGCTGATCAAACACCATCCCGTCCCATCCAAGCAAGAATTCG from Setaria italica strain Yugu1 chromosome VII, Setaria_italica_v2.0, whole genome shotgun sequence includes the following:
- the LOC101771554 gene encoding probable BOI-related E3 ubiquitin-protein ligase 3, which produces MAVQARHFSHDFPAAVGGSLFLDEYAGCAPTTAPAWPRDTTVLRDFPRSDLACNYGFVPRKRPRLAAAEAPAAGCFLDDQRAVMIPAGIEGLVAVPSGVVDAQSRVVGSGVASTSGRAANGASAARGFLAWMHHQGMEIDALVRLEAERMRAGLEEARRRHARALLAAAGRAASGRLRAAEAEASRALRRNAELEEKARQMGAECQAWMGVARSHEAVAVGLRATLDQLLQSPRAAEGDAEDAQSCCFEAPPAAGDVDGAAGSSKAVAAAPSCRSCGGGEACVLLLPCRHLCLCRACEAAVDACPVCAAAKNGSLHVLFS